In Geoalkalibacter sp., a single genomic region encodes these proteins:
- a CDS encoding slipin family protein: MELPINIFWLVLLALLVAIVASAVRMLYEYERGVVFRLGRFSSVKGPGLRFIIPGVDRLVKVSLRTVAMDVPPQDVITKDNVSVKVNAVIYFRVVGPEKALIEVENYLYATSQLAQTSLRSVLGQSELDDLLAHRDQINQHLQELLDRQTDPWGVKISNVEIKHVDLPSEMQRAMARQAEAERERRSKVIHAEGEFQASQRLSDAARIISAEQGALQLRFLQTLTEVATEKNSTIIFPVPIDLLRPFLQQDQKKSE, from the coding sequence ATGGAACTGCCCATCAATATCTTTTGGCTGGTGCTTCTTGCCCTGCTCGTGGCGATCGTGGCCAGCGCCGTGCGCATGCTCTACGAATACGAGCGCGGCGTGGTCTTTCGTCTCGGGCGGTTTTCCAGCGTCAAGGGCCCGGGGCTGCGCTTCATCATTCCGGGCGTCGATCGCCTGGTCAAGGTCAGCTTGCGTACCGTGGCCATGGATGTCCCGCCCCAGGACGTGATCACCAAGGACAACGTGTCGGTCAAGGTCAATGCCGTTATCTATTTTCGCGTCGTGGGACCCGAAAAAGCATTGATCGAAGTGGAAAACTACCTCTATGCCACCAGTCAGTTGGCTCAGACCTCCCTGCGCAGCGTGCTCGGCCAATCGGAGCTTGATGATCTGCTGGCCCATCGCGATCAGATCAACCAGCATCTTCAGGAGTTGCTCGATCGCCAGACCGACCCCTGGGGGGTGAAAATTTCCAATGTCGAGATCAAGCATGTCGATCTGCCCTCGGAGATGCAGCGGGCCATGGCGCGTCAGGCCGAGGCCGAGCGCGAGCGGCGCTCCAAGGTCATCCATGCCGAAGGGGAATTTCAGGCGTCCCAGCGGCTCTCCGACGCGGCGCGGATCATCTCGGCGGAGCAGGGCGCCTTGCAGCTGCGCTTTCTGCAAACCCTGACGGAAGTGGCGACGGAAAAAAATTCCACCATCATTTTTCCCGTGCCCATTGATCTGCTGCGTCCATTCCTGCAACAGGATCAAAAGAAATCCGAGTGA
- a CDS encoding pyruvate carboxylase: MAVKKFKKVMAANRGEIAIRIFRACTELGIKTLAIYSEEDKISLHRYKADEAYQIGKGKGAIEAYLSIDEIIDLARKKEVDAIHPGYGFLSENPDFAEACARAGIAFIGPTPEIQRRLGDKVSARLVAMEAGVPVVPGTEKPISTEEQALIFAKEAGYPIIIKAAAGGGGRGMRVARSQRELLEGLKSAASEAQAAFGNPSVFLEKYIERPKHIEVQIMGDSHGNLVHFFERDCSIQRRHQKVIEIAPSISLSPEKRQEVCDMAMKIAGAVGYVNAGTVEFLLDQQGNFYFIETNPRIQVEHTVTEMVTQRNLVQIQIRVAEGYRLSDPEIGIAGQEDIELRGFAIQSRVTTEDPRNNFAPDFGTIKVYRTAAGYGVRLDAGQGYAGAQVTPHYDSLLTKITTFGRGFADAARTMHRALQEFRIRGVKTNIGFLENVITHPTFLAGQCDTSFLDTHPELFQIPVKRDRANKLLRFIGHTVVNGYPGIKPERALRYRDLRVAEVPEIHYDTPRPRGTRDILREKGPEGLAQWALKERRLLITDTTMRDAHQSLMATRFRTADLERIAEATSVYGGGLFSLEMWGGATYDVAMRFLREDPWERLDRLRAKIPNVLFQMLLRGSNAVGYTNYPDNVVQEFVKKAAEGGIDVFRIFDSLNWTKGMAVAMEAVRKSGTVCEAAMCYTGDILDPKRDKYPLSYYVETAKELEKMGAHILGIKDMAGLLKPFAAEKLIKALKAEIGIPIHLHTHDTSSNGGAMLLMAAQAGVDIVDLALSSVSGLTAQPNLNALLAVLEGTIWDPKLDQEGLQKLANYWETVRTYYAPFESELRSGTAQVYHHELPGGQYSNYKPQVEGLGLGHRWEECKEMYRKVNDMFGDVIKVTPSSKIVGDMAMFMVQNNLEPEDVYARGHELTFPKGVIDFFKGMIGQPVGGFPEELQKIILKDEKPLTCRPGELLEPVDFAARKTELEEKVGHKVSERDVLSAVLYPGVWEEFDAHRQEFGDTSVLPTPVFFYGMETGDEINVEIEPGKNLIARLNAVGSLQKDGTRNIYFELNGEPRQVTVQDLSVESDQASHQKAEKGNAKHVGAPMPGKVFKILVKVGDEVSAGDTLLSTEAMKMETNVKARVGGKIAEILFKEGESVQQDDLLLVFE; the protein is encoded by the coding sequence ATGGCGGTAAAGAAGTTCAAGAAGGTGATGGCGGCCAACCGGGGCGAGATCGCCATCCGTATTTTTCGGGCTTGCACCGAGTTGGGCATCAAAACCCTGGCGATCTACTCGGAAGAGGACAAGATCTCCCTGCATCGCTACAAGGCCGACGAGGCTTATCAGATCGGCAAGGGCAAGGGGGCTATCGAAGCCTATCTGTCCATCGATGAGATCATCGACCTCGCGCGCAAGAAAGAGGTCGACGCCATCCATCCCGGCTATGGGTTTCTTTCGGAAAACCCGGATTTCGCCGAGGCCTGCGCCCGCGCCGGCATCGCCTTCATCGGCCCAACGCCGGAAATCCAGCGGCGCCTGGGCGACAAGGTCAGCGCTCGACTGGTGGCCATGGAAGCGGGGGTGCCCGTGGTTCCTGGAACCGAAAAACCCATCAGCACCGAAGAGCAGGCCCTGATCTTCGCCAAGGAAGCGGGTTATCCCATCATCATCAAGGCCGCCGCGGGCGGCGGGGGCCGCGGCATGCGCGTGGCGCGCTCCCAGCGCGAGTTGCTCGAAGGGCTCAAGAGCGCGGCTTCCGAGGCGCAGGCGGCCTTTGGCAACCCTTCGGTGTTTCTCGAAAAATACATCGAGCGGCCCAAGCATATCGAAGTGCAGATCATGGGCGACAGCCACGGCAACCTGGTGCATTTTTTCGAGCGCGACTGCTCCATCCAGCGCCGTCACCAAAAAGTCATCGAAATTGCCCCGTCCATCAGTCTGTCTCCCGAAAAGCGTCAGGAAGTCTGCGACATGGCGATGAAGATTGCCGGAGCCGTGGGCTATGTCAACGCCGGCACCGTCGAGTTTCTGCTGGATCAGCAGGGCAATTTCTACTTCATCGAGACCAACCCGCGCATTCAGGTCGAGCACACCGTCACCGAGATGGTGACCCAGCGCAATCTGGTGCAGATCCAGATTCGCGTGGCCGAAGGATACCGCCTCTCCGATCCCGAAATCGGCATCGCCGGCCAGGAGGACATCGAACTGCGCGGCTTTGCCATCCAGAGCCGCGTCACCACCGAGGATCCGCGCAACAACTTCGCTCCCGATTTCGGCACCATCAAGGTCTACCGCACCGCCGCCGGCTACGGCGTGCGCCTCGACGCCGGCCAGGGTTACGCGGGCGCGCAGGTCACGCCGCATTACGATTCGCTTTTGACCAAGATCACCACCTTTGGGCGCGGTTTCGCCGACGCGGCGCGCACCATGCACCGCGCCTTGCAGGAATTTCGCATCCGCGGCGTCAAGACCAACATCGGGTTTCTGGAGAACGTCATCACCCACCCGACCTTTCTGGCGGGGCAATGCGATACCTCCTTTCTCGACACGCACCCGGAGCTTTTTCAGATTCCCGTCAAGCGCGACCGCGCCAACAAGCTGCTGCGCTTCATCGGTCACACCGTGGTCAACGGCTACCCCGGCATCAAGCCGGAAAGAGCCCTGCGTTATCGCGACCTGCGCGTGGCCGAGGTCCCGGAAATTCATTACGACACGCCGCGGCCGCGGGGCACACGCGACATCCTGCGCGAAAAGGGCCCCGAGGGGTTGGCCCAGTGGGCGCTCAAGGAGCGCAGGCTCCTGATCACCGACACCACCATGCGCGATGCCCATCAGTCGCTCATGGCCACGCGCTTTCGCACCGCCGATCTGGAGCGCATCGCCGAGGCGACCAGCGTCTACGGCGGCGGCCTGTTTTCCCTGGAGATGTGGGGCGGGGCGACCTACGACGTCGCCATGCGCTTTCTGCGCGAGGATCCCTGGGAACGCCTCGACCGTCTGCGGGCCAAGATTCCCAACGTGCTGTTTCAGATGTTGCTGCGCGGCTCCAATGCCGTCGGCTACACCAACTACCCCGACAACGTGGTGCAGGAGTTCGTCAAAAAGGCCGCGGAGGGCGGCATCGACGTGTTCCGCATCTTTGATTCCCTTAACTGGACCAAGGGCATGGCGGTGGCCATGGAGGCGGTGCGCAAGAGCGGCACGGTGTGCGAGGCGGCCATGTGCTACACCGGCGACATCCTTGATCCCAAGCGCGACAAGTACCCCCTCTCTTACTACGTCGAGACGGCCAAGGAACTGGAGAAAATGGGCGCGCACATCCTCGGCATCAAGGACATGGCCGGGTTGCTCAAGCCCTTTGCCGCCGAGAAACTGATCAAGGCGCTCAAGGCCGAAATCGGCATTCCCATCCATCTGCACACCCACGACACCTCGAGCAACGGCGGCGCCATGCTGCTGATGGCTGCCCAGGCCGGCGTGGACATCGTCGATCTGGCCTTGTCCTCGGTGTCGGGGCTGACCGCCCAGCCCAATCTCAATGCGCTGCTGGCCGTGCTCGAAGGCACCATCTGGGATCCCAAGCTCGATCAGGAGGGTCTGCAGAAGTTGGCCAACTACTGGGAAACGGTGCGTACCTACTATGCGCCCTTCGAGTCGGAGCTGCGCAGTGGGACCGCCCAAGTCTACCATCACGAGCTCCCGGGAGGTCAGTACTCCAACTACAAGCCGCAGGTGGAGGGTTTGGGCCTGGGGCATCGCTGGGAAGAGTGCAAGGAGATGTACCGCAAGGTCAACGACATGTTCGGTGATGTCATCAAGGTGACGCCTTCCTCGAAAATCGTCGGCGACATGGCCATGTTCATGGTGCAGAACAATCTCGAACCCGAGGATGTCTATGCCCGCGGCCATGAACTGACCTTTCCGAAAGGGGTCATCGACTTTTTCAAGGGCATGATCGGGCAGCCCGTCGGCGGTTTTCCCGAAGAGTTGCAGAAGATCATCCTCAAGGATGAAAAACCCCTGACCTGTCGCCCCGGTGAATTGCTCGAACCGGTGGATTTCGCCGCGCGCAAGACCGAGCTTGAGGAAAAGGTCGGCCATAAGGTGAGCGAGCGCGACGTGCTTTCCGCTGTGCTCTATCCCGGCGTGTGGGAAGAGTTCGACGCCCATCGCCAGGAATTCGGCGACACCTCGGTGCTGCCCACCCCGGTGTTCTTCTACGGCATGGAAACCGGCGACGAGATCAACGTGGAAATCGAGCCGGGGAAAAACCTGATCGCGCGCCTGAACGCCGTGGGCAGCCTGCAGAAAGACGGCACGCGCAACATCTATTTCGAGCTCAATGGCGAACCGCGCCAGGTGACGGTGCAGGATCTCTCGGTGGAATCGGATCAGGCCAGTCATCAGAAGGCCGAAAAAGGCAACGCCAAGCATGTCGGCGCGCCGATGCCGGGCAAGGTGTTCAAGATTCTGGTCAAGGTCGGCGACGAGGTCAGCGCCGGCGATACCTTGTTGAGCACCGAAGCGATGAAGATGGAGACCAACGTCAAGGCGCGCGTCGGCGGAAAAATCGCCGAGATCCTCTTCAAGGAAGGCGAGTCCGTGCAGCAGGACGATCTGCTCCTGGTGTTCGAGTGA